From the genome of Silurus meridionalis isolate SWU-2019-XX chromosome 12, ASM1480568v1, whole genome shotgun sequence, one region includes:
- the ift20 gene encoding intraflagellar transport protein 20 homolog, with translation MATDPLVDAGLHFDELNKLRVLDPDVSQKTTELKEECKDFVEKIGQFQKIVGGLIEMVDELAKEAEKEKMKAIGARNLLKSVAKQRDAQQQQLQALIAEKRMQLERYRIEYEALSKVEAEQNEFIDQFMLQK, from the exons ATGGCTACAGATCCACTGGTAGACGCTGGACTTCATTTTGATGAGCTCAACAAGTTACGAGTACTCGATCCAGATGTTTCCCAGAAGACCACCGAGCTCAAAGAGGAATGCAAAGACTTTGTTGAGA AAATCGGCCAGTTTCAGAAGATAGTGGGTGGACTTATTGAAATGGTGGATGAATTGGCCAAAgaagcagagaaagagaaaatgaag GCGATAGGTGCTAGAAATCTTCTGAAATCGGTCGCAAAACAGCGAGACGCTCAGCAGCAACAGCTACAGGCTCTGATTGCTGAGAAGAGGATGCAGCTAGAAAG GTACAGAATTGAATACGAGGCTCTCTCCAAAGTCGAAGCTGAGCAGAATGAATTTATTGACCAGTTTATGCTACAGAAATGA
- the tmem97 gene encoding sigma intracellular receptor 2 yields MLVRILEIVFFFYFATHIPITLFIDLQALLPEQWYPQPFKDVLHWYAAEFRDPMMLQPPDWFKSFIVCEALVQLPFFPIAAYAFLKGNCKWIRTPAIIYSAHVATTLIPILTHILFHNFPKAPLPGPQTSKERWTLVCVYAPYLLIPILMLLTMLFSSTYNPPSPSAKASSKTKKLK; encoded by the exons atgcttgttcGTATTTTAGAAAtcgtattctttttttattttgccacaCACATTCCCATTACCCTCTTCATTGATCTACAAGCACTACTTCCAGAACAGTGGTATCCTCAACCA TTTAAAGATGTACTGCACTGGTATGCAGCTGAATTCAGAGACCCCATGATGCTGCAGCCTCCTGATTGGTTTAAATCGTTCATAGTTTGTGAAGCACTTGTTCAGTTGCCTTTCTTCCCCATCGCTGCCTACGCCTTTTTAAAAG GTAACTGTAAGTGGATCAGGACCCCAGCAATCATATACTCGGCACACGTAGCCACCACTTTAATCCCCATCCTCACCCACATCTTATTCCATAACTTCCCAAAGGCACCTCTTCCTGGTCCGCAAACTTCCAAGGAGCGATGGacactggtgtgtgtttatgcccCATACCTCCTCATTCCTATCCTAATGCTCCTCACCATGCTCTTCAGCTCCACATATAATCCTCCGTCTCCAAGTGCCAAGGCTTCATCCAAGACCAAGAAGCTGAAATAA
- the si:ch211-167j9.5 gene encoding fibroblast growth factor receptor 2, which translates to MEKNMSSSDNCTNSNHQSNAASLDNIHYILICISAFTILITILFAILCFKKYQSLNRTIQQLRQGKPMTVSSQDSPPLNPASPQSVLLMPPLDSSSESRLQKSRQSVRLLWRPSQQNPRVTRTDLNLIQLIKAGREGAFYKARMLRGTCKGHSLVTCKIAKEGVTSKQMETEVSIMRKLVYHKNVLQLLDWNTAEEPFVLIMEFVSYGTLRSFVQTHQDKLSADPEIQNLFAIASYHIALAMEHLRSKMVVHCDLALRNILVSRFPWEIKVAEFGLARDLTRMRSRRSTRKKQHRERVPLRWYPPEYFRNSYYSFKGDVWAFGVVLWEMQTFGSLPYPNLETSDQVVYHICAGARNVGPDSCRPEILQIMKDCWLEPYTARPSFNDLVRILESIIENDSDYVDVVDQRSMSAAED; encoded by the exons ATGCTGCTAGTCTGGACAATATCCATTACATTCTCATCTGCATCTCTGCTTTCACCATTCTCATCACAATTTTGTTCGCCATCCTGTGCTTCAAAAA ATATCAATCCCTAAATAGGACCATACAGCAGCTTAGACAGGGAAAGCCCATGACTGTTTCTTCCCAGGATTCCCCTCCTCTGAATCCAGCTTCCCCTCAGTCAGTTTTGCTGATGCCACCATTAGACAGTTCATCCGAATCACGGCTACAAAAAAGCAGACAGAGTGTTCGATTGCTGTGGAGGCCATCACAACAG AACCCGCGGGTGACGAGGACAGACCTCAACCTGATACAGCTGATCAAAGCTGGGAGGGAAGGCGCGTTTTACAAAGCGAGGATGTTGCGGGGGACCTGTAAAGGTCATTCACTTGTCACCTGCAAAATTGCAAAAGAAG GAGTCACTTcaaagcaaatggagactgaaGTGTCTATTATGAGGAAACTGGTGTATCATAAGAATGTGCTTCAGCTGCTCGACTGGAACACTGCTGAGG AGCCGTTCGTGTTGATCATGGAGTTTGTGAGTTATGGGACCCTGCGCAGCTTTGTGCAGACACATCAAGACAAGCTGAGTGCCGACCCGGAGATCCAGAACCTGTTTGCTATCGCCTCCTATCACATCGCTCTGGCCATGGAACACTTACGCTCCAAAATG GTGGTACACTGTGACCTTGCTCTAAGGAATATTCTGGTGAGCCGTTTCCCCTGGGAAATCAAAGTGGCTGAGTTTGGTCTGGCCAGAGACTTGACGCGTATGAGAAGTAGACGCAGCACAAGGAAAAAGCAACACAGG GAGCGAGTGCCCTTGCGCTGGTATCCTCCTGAATATTTTCGTAACAGCTACTACAGCTTCAAGGGGGATGTGTGGGCTTTCGGTGTCGTGCTTTGGGAAATGCAGACATTTG GGAGTCTGCCTTATCCCAATCTGGAGACATCAGATCAAGTGGTGTACCACATTTGTGCTGGAGCTAGAAACGTAGGCCCTGACAGCTGCCGGCCAGAGAT ACTGCAGATAATGAAGGACTGCTGGTTGGAGCCTTATACAGCCAGACCCTCCTTTAATGATCTTGTGCGAATCTTGGAGAGTATAATTGAGAATGATTCG GACTATGTGGATGTTGTGGACCAGAGATCTATGAGTGCAGCAGAAGACTGA